From the genome of Pseudomonas yamanorum, one region includes:
- a CDS encoding DUF4917 family protein — protein MPFPILPWAEISNNYRRGTILLGNGASIAIAPTFAYGSLLTHARENELLDGDVQRLFDFFETSDFELVLRLVWQASNVNRSLEIPDERTHQAYVRVRDSLIQAVRSVHPEYEQVTQHLPNMYQYLKGFDTVLSLNYDLLIYWTMAHGFNVDDGHKFKDCFRDGSFDDDWRRFRSLYGERENTLVFYPHGSLALSRNNVEEEFKIHAVGHGLLEAILRQWRSERIVPLFVSEGTAGQKINSIRSSYYLSTVYREVLTSPRRSLTLFGWGLGEHDRHLLKRMRGSGIQRVAVSVFRGCQAYCNTAHQIIQDDLGEVEVDFFDSESPGCWIHPADE, from the coding sequence ATGCCATTCCCCATCCTGCCGTGGGCAGAAATTTCTAACAACTACCGTCGCGGCACTATCTTGCTCGGCAACGGTGCGAGCATCGCGATTGCGCCGACCTTCGCGTATGGCTCTCTGCTGACGCATGCTCGCGAGAATGAGTTGCTCGACGGCGATGTGCAGCGCCTGTTCGACTTCTTCGAAACCAGTGATTTTGAGCTTGTCCTGCGGCTGGTCTGGCAGGCCAGCAACGTGAACCGGTCACTTGAAATTCCTGACGAGCGAACGCACCAGGCGTATGTGCGAGTTCGAGACTCCTTAATACAGGCGGTCCGCAGCGTACACCCTGAGTACGAGCAGGTCACACAACATCTGCCCAACATGTACCAGTACCTTAAAGGGTTCGACACGGTGCTCTCGCTGAACTACGACTTGCTGATCTACTGGACCATGGCGCACGGCTTTAACGTCGACGATGGTCACAAGTTCAAGGACTGCTTCCGCGACGGCAGTTTTGACGACGATTGGCGGCGATTCCGTTCGCTTTACGGCGAGCGCGAAAATACCTTGGTCTTCTACCCCCACGGTAGCTTGGCTTTGAGCCGTAATAACGTGGAGGAAGAGTTCAAAATCCATGCTGTAGGCCATGGGCTGCTGGAAGCGATCCTGCGGCAGTGGCGTAGCGAACGAATTGTGCCTCTGTTCGTCAGTGAGGGGACCGCTGGGCAAAAAATCAACTCAATCCGTAGCAGCTATTACCTGTCCACGGTCTATCGGGAGGTCCTCACATCGCCACGTAGATCGCTGACCCTGTTCGGCTGGGGACTGGGGGAGCATGACAGGCACCTGCTCAAACGAATGCGAGGCAGTGGCATCCAGCGTGTGGCCGTTTCAGTATTTCGGGGCTGCCAGGCTTACTGCAATACGGCCCATCAGATCATCCAGGATGACCTCGGCGAGGTAGAAGTAGATTTCTTCGATAGTGAGAGTCCCGGCTGCTGGATTCACCCGGCAGACGAATAG